A genomic segment from Amphiura filiformis chromosome 10, Afil_fr2py, whole genome shotgun sequence encodes:
- the LOC140162526 gene encoding uncharacterized protein, whose translation MPRPRSPRRHSRSPRRQRDRRHRSPSTRSRSRSRSRGVSNRSPPARRYSRDSPPPKAQRRRSLTPQPRQAKYGGRRSRSFTPTTRGQTSGTSYTRRSRSPAYQEQAVSGRSSPRNYRDQSPDYYQKPKESQVPTYVVVNRDRSYSPDRRRGQQYDDRRDEPRDLDARLRAIEARSPELTKPQAQGKGDYSRNSPRASASYDKSRQSGGEYRGNDRSPERYKESRQESRDYEEPARKDSYNDNYQASGKSYSPPRRESRDHQRNGTSSDRRRSKDAKYTKSSPDNYRSPERDGRKYKDDARQDRHDRDRRESNNVDRGRRDDDKYSEKKERSGRDRSSHSNHASSSRDGYESSQKSHHRKDSSTDKSHQDRESQRKQHSPVFDPSLVIVPRRKDEGRGGIFNRPEIQMRPITDDPDNQPMPFEEKRVVAVMPGKQLPGPAVSDRDLHRDYLELLARKDFEVRKEKFRDLTLDTPQTLSSRFQGASSLDLLTTLENFEISRTKDLQRELELRREMDLLRERSPPIRLSDLQSDLEERLAVMERKVEPKNPRDLRHDLESRRKQLKAGRIDTTVSSRRAVTKKTEKDSKLRMTSADHRRPVRERLGLSPGKRERRDRREVEERTELPDFKKEVEELQRAQWIEDPKSVPKGPGYFEHDDREGESSFGLTTRGRGGLRGRGRGVGFRGRGSIFLRGRGGAFRGAFRGSGVRGGFRGSIGRGRGTYRGRSSPQWKHDKFEGEKEKKHDKEDKRGSSGSKAKTTSSRKESSSGHGSRSDDRHTSRKDDRKSTKDSRDRRPDRSRGTTGSRARDSRDSRKDRR comes from the exons GTCACCAAGTACAAGATCTCGCTCTCGTTCCCGATCAAGAGGAGTCTCGAATAGGTCACCACCTGCAAGGCGCTACTCCAGGGATTCCCCTCCACCCAAGGCACAACGTCGCAGATCACTGACACCACAGCCAAGGCAGGCCAAGTATGGAGGGCGCCGGTCCCGATCATTTACTCCAACCACTCGTGGCCAGACAAGCGGGACATCGTACACCAGACGGTCTCGCTCACCGGCGTACCAAGAGCAGGCTGTATCCGGTCGAAGTAGTCCCCGAAATTATCGCGACCAGTCACCAGATTACTATCAGAAACCAAAAGAGTCACAAGTTCCTACCTACGTAGTTGTGAACAGAGATCGGTCATATTCGCCGGATAGACGTCGAGGGCAGCAGTATGACGATAGACGCGATGAACCACGAGATCTCGATGCCCGTTTACGAGCAATAGAAGCAAGATCACCGGAGCTGACGAAGCCACAAGCGCAAGGGAAAGGCGACTATTCGCGAAATAGCCCTAGAGCAAGTGCATCGTACGATAAGAGCCGTCAGTCAGGTGGTGAGTACAGAGGAAATGACAGAAGTCCCGAGAGATACAAAGAGAGTCGCCAAGAGTCGCGCGACTACGAAGAACCAGCTCGCAAAGATTCCTACAATGATAACTACCAAGCTAGTGGCAAGTCATACAGTCCTCCGAGACGTGAAAGTCGCGATCATCAAAGAAATGGAACCTCATCTGATCGAAGAAGATCCAAAGATGCCAAATACACAAAATCATCACCGGATAACTACAGAAGCCCAGAACGAGATGGCAGGAAGTATAAAGATGATGCGCGGCAAGATCGACACGACAGAGACAGGCGGGAAAGCAACAACGTGGATCGTGGGCGACGCGATGACGACAAATACtccgaaaagaaagaaaggagtgGCCGAGATAGGAGCAGTCATAGCAACCATGCAAGTTCTAGTCGTGATGGGTACGAGTCATCGCAGAAGAGCCATCATAGGAAGGACAGCTCGACGGATAAATCGCATCAGGATAGAGAATCGCAACGAAAGCAGCACTCACCAGTCTTTGATCCAAGTCTGGTAATTGTACCTCGCCGCAAAGATGAAGGACGCGGCGGAATATTCAATCGACCCGAGATCCAAATGCGACCTATTACAGATGACCCCGACAACCAGCCAATGCCGTTTGAAGAAAAGAGAGTCGTTGCCGTCATGCCGGGAAAGCAACTTCCCGGTCCGGCTGTTTCCGATAGGGATCTGCACAGAGATTATCTGGAGCTGCTTGCAAGGAAAGATTTTGAAGTCCGAAAGGAGAAATTCAGGGATCTTACCTTAGATACTCCACAGACTTTGAGCAGTAGATTCCAAGGAGCCTCATCCCTTGATCTACTCACAACTTTAGAGAACTTTGAAATCAGTCGCACAAAGGACCTCCAGCGTGAGTTGGAGCTGAGAAGAGAGATGGACCTGCTGCGTGAACGTTCGCCGCCGATTCGGCTGTCGGACCTTCAATCGGATCTAGAGGAAAGATTAGCTGTGATGGAGCGCAAAGTTGAACCCAAGAATCCCCGTGATTTACGGCATGACTTGGAATCTAGAAGGAAGCAACTCAAAGCTGGGAGGATAGACACGACTGTGTCTTCCCGAAGAGCCGTCACGAAGAAAACTGAGAAAGACTCCAAGCTGCGAATGACGTCTGCCGACCACCGTAGACCAGTACGAGAACGTCTTGGGTTAAGTCCAGGCAAGAGAGAGAGGAGGGACAGACGAGAGGTGGAAGAACGGACTGAGCTACCTGATTTCAAGAAGGAAGTAGAGGAATTACAGAGGGCTCAGTGGATCGAGGATCCGAAGTCTGTTCCTAAAGGACCTGGGTATTTTGAG CATGATGATAGGGAAGGAGAAAGCAGCTTTGGCCTGACAACCCGAGGCCGTGGTGGGTTAAGAGGAAGAGGGCGTGGCGTTGGTTTCAGAGGGAGAGGCAGTATCTTTCTAAGAGGGCGTGGTGGCGCATTCCGGGGTGCTTTTCGAGGATCAGGAGTACGAGGGGGATTCCGTGGTAGTATAGGAAGAGGACGAG GGACTTATCGAGGACGCAGCAGTCCACAGTGGAAACATGATAAATTTgaaggagaaaaggagaaaaagcaTGATAAGGAAGATAAGAGAGGAAGCAGCGGTAGTAAAGCAAAGACGACGTCGTCCAGAAAAGAGTCGTCAAGTGGGCATGGCAGCAGATCAGATGATAGGCATACAAGCAGGAAGGATGATAGGAAG TCCACCAAAGATTCAAGAGACAGAAGGCCAGACAGGAGCAGAGGTACAACAGGTTCCAGAGCAAGAGAT TCGCGGGATTCTAGGAAGGACAGACGATGA